In Geobacter anodireducens, a genomic segment contains:
- a CDS encoding diguanylate cyclase, producing the protein MDFTKISALHHRLPSPVRQFIVLLLIMFLIEMLLMAVLPHVTGREVEFVEAFIDSLGLVTFGAPFLWAFIVRPLRRTAVAAVFREEVLLRQMVDGVITFGEDGMIRSLNPAAERMFGYRDAEAAGMAIDCLLSADGGYFRFAAQASGGQGTRQLAYELEGIRRDGNRFVADLSVSRIVFEGRRAVIGIVRDITARKRDEQNLLVFKRAIESSVNGITITDAVNGENLIIYVNPAFERMTGYAGHEVLGKNPRFLRGNDRDQVELRKLAMALEERREGYFVLRNYRKDGSQFMNELYVAPVRDRDGAVTNYIGIMNDISDQRRYEEQLVYQANHDPLTGLPNRNLLQDRLGQALALESSRRRNPIGVMFLDLDNFKKINDTLGHTVGDMLLKAVANRLRNCVRGGDTVSRLGGDEYILILPNVKEMHDVTTVAKKLIGLFSTPFLLMGHELYITASIGIALFPSDGDTVDALLKNADAAMYHAKEQGKNNYQFYSEEMNTRVFERMALETSLHRAIRQQEFLLYYQPRVDLRTGRISGVEALVRWNHPEMGLVSPARFIPLAEETGLIVPIGEWVLRTACAQNKAWQEAGLPPLRMAVNLSARQFRQENLIQMVADVLAETGLDPRWLELELTESLLMERAEQSVSILRSLADMGIDIAVDDFGTGYSSLGYLKRFPITNLKIDQSFIRDIASDPDDAILVRTIITMAHGLGMKTVGEGVESLEQVDFLCRHGCEEVQGYYFSRPLTAEGCEELLREERCLDLRALRDGVPGQMSEERIRTLEPSATDCRITA; encoded by the coding sequence ATGGATTTCACAAAAATCTCCGCACTCCACCACCGCCTTCCTTCACCGGTGCGGCAGTTCATCGTGCTTCTTTTGATCATGTTTCTGATCGAAATGCTGCTCATGGCGGTTCTGCCCCATGTCACCGGGCGCGAAGTCGAGTTCGTGGAGGCATTCATCGACAGTCTGGGGCTCGTCACGTTCGGCGCGCCGTTCCTGTGGGCCTTCATCGTGCGCCCCCTGCGCCGCACGGCCGTTGCGGCCGTCTTCCGGGAGGAGGTGCTCCTCCGCCAGATGGTGGACGGGGTGATAACCTTCGGGGAAGACGGGATGATCCGCTCCCTCAATCCGGCCGCCGAGCGGATGTTCGGCTACCGGGACGCCGAGGCCGCCGGCATGGCCATCGACTGCCTGCTGTCGGCCGACGGGGGCTATTTCCGGTTCGCGGCGCAGGCATCCGGCGGCCAGGGCACGCGCCAACTCGCCTATGAACTGGAAGGGATCCGCCGGGACGGCAACCGCTTCGTTGCCGACCTCTCTGTCAGCCGGATCGTTTTTGAAGGTCGCCGGGCCGTGATCGGCATTGTCCGCGACATCACCGCCCGCAAGCGGGACGAGCAGAATCTCCTCGTCTTCAAACGGGCCATCGAGTCGAGCGTGAACGGTATCACCATCACCGACGCGGTCAATGGCGAGAACCTGATTATTTACGTGAACCCCGCCTTCGAGCGGATGACCGGCTATGCCGGGCACGAGGTCCTTGGGAAGAACCCGCGCTTTCTCAGGGGGAACGACCGGGACCAGGTGGAGCTCAGGAAGCTGGCCATGGCCCTGGAGGAGCGCAGGGAAGGCTACTTTGTCCTGCGCAACTACCGCAAGGACGGCAGCCAGTTCATGAACGAGCTCTACGTGGCGCCGGTGCGCGACCGTGATGGCGCGGTCACCAACTACATCGGCATCATGAACGATATCAGCGACCAGCGGCGCTACGAGGAACAACTGGTCTACCAGGCCAACCACGACCCCCTGACCGGCCTTCCCAACCGCAATCTCCTGCAGGACCGCCTGGGGCAGGCGCTCGCCCTGGAATCCTCCCGCCGTCGCAATCCCATCGGCGTCATGTTCCTGGATCTCGACAACTTCAAGAAGATCAACGATACCCTGGGGCACACGGTGGGGGACATGCTGCTCAAGGCCGTGGCCAACCGTCTGCGCAACTGCGTGCGCGGCGGGGACACGGTTTCGCGGCTGGGAGGGGACGAATACATCCTCATCCTTCCCAACGTGAAGGAAATGCATGATGTGACCACGGTGGCCAAGAAGCTGATCGGCCTCTTTTCCACGCCGTTCCTGCTCATGGGGCACGAGCTCTACATCACGGCCAGCATCGGCATCGCCCTCTTCCCCTCCGACGGCGACACGGTGGACGCGCTGCTCAAGAATGCCGATGCCGCCATGTATCATGCCAAGGAGCAGGGGAAAAACAACTACCAGTTCTATTCAGAGGAGATGAACACGCGGGTCTTCGAGCGGATGGCCCTGGAGACGAGCCTTCATCGGGCGATCCGGCAACAGGAGTTTCTGCTCTACTACCAGCCCCGGGTCGATCTGCGGACCGGAAGGATCAGCGGCGTGGAGGCACTGGTGCGGTGGAACCACCCGGAGATGGGGCTCGTGTCGCCGGCCAGGTTCATCCCCCTGGCCGAGGAAACGGGGCTCATCGTGCCCATCGGCGAGTGGGTCCTGCGCACCGCCTGCGCCCAGAACAAGGCGTGGCAGGAGGCGGGGCTCCCGCCACTGAGGATGGCGGTGAACCTTTCGGCCCGGCAGTTCCGCCAGGAAAATCTCATCCAGATGGTCGCCGACGTCCTGGCCGAAACGGGCCTCGATCCCCGCTGGCTGGAGCTGGAGCTGACCGAAAGCCTCCTCATGGAGCGGGCCGAGCAGTCCGTGTCGATCCTCCGTTCCCTGGCAGACATGGGGATCGACATCGCCGTGGACGATTTCGGCACCGGCTATTCGTCCCTGGGATATCTCAAGCGGTTCCCGATTACGAACCTGAAGATCGATCAATCGTTCATCCGCGACATAGCGAGCGATCCGGACGACGCTATCCTGGTGCGGACCATCATCACCATGGCCCACGGCCTCGGCATGAAGACCGTCGGCGAAGGGGTCGAGTCCCTTGAGCAGGTTGATTTCCTTTGCCGGCACGGCTGCGAGGAAGTGCAGGGATACTATTTCAGCAGGCCGCTTACCGCTGAGGGATGCGAGGAACTGCTACGGGAGGAGAGGTGCCTGGACCTCCGGGCGCTCCGGGATGGCGTGCCGGGGCAGATGAGTGAGGAGCGCATTCGCACTCTGGAGCCATCCGCGACTGACTGCCGCATTACAGCGTAA
- a CDS encoding PAS domain-containing sensor histidine kinase, translated as MTSSDLVSRSARFALVMLLLAALVLTSRVNYLLFHTLTEIVTVVAGCGIFMVAWHARRQIDNHCILLIGVSHLFVAIITLFHALSYPRMGIFPGAGMNLPTQLWIGSRLLQGTSLALAPLFVRKRLSPAAAVTAYAAVTSFILLSILHWDIFPTCFSDDVGLTPVKKGAEFLAGIFILAALTGLLTKRRHFDSRVFRMLSLSLVFLATSGFVFALNTGISTLIGMTGHLLTLGGFVLIYRAMVETGLERPYDLLFRDLKESEKRYRSLYHKTPVMLHSIDREGKIVNVSDFWLETLGYRRDEVLGRLSADFMTDESRAYVLGTVVPEFLRSGCTRDIPLHLLTSSGKVIDVLLSSESERDDEGKIVRSLSVMTDVTEQRSAARQIERLNESLASRAMDLEVANGDLEAFNYSVSHDLRSHLTVIRGFSDVLLEVCADKLDDECRSYVRHIGEETGRMNGLIGTLLDFSRVARVELERVPVSLSTLAEEIALELRMKDQERIAEFTIAENADVTADPGLMRVVMENLLGNAWKYTGKRERAVIEFGKEEVEGKTVFFVRDNGAGFSSQQADKLFLPFQRLHGRSEFPGHGIGLATVHRIVSRHGGTIWAQGEEGNGAVFYFTL; from the coding sequence ATGACCAGCTCCGACCTCGTATCGCGAAGCGCCCGCTTCGCCCTGGTGATGCTGCTTCTCGCCGCGCTCGTCCTGACGAGCCGCGTCAACTATCTTCTATTTCATACGCTTACCGAAATCGTCACCGTGGTCGCGGGATGCGGCATCTTCATGGTTGCCTGGCACGCCCGGCGGCAGATCGATAACCACTGCATCCTGCTCATCGGCGTCTCTCACCTGTTCGTGGCGATCATTACCCTGTTCCACGCCCTGAGTTACCCGAGAATGGGGATCTTCCCCGGCGCGGGCATGAACCTCCCCACCCAGCTCTGGATCGGCTCGCGGCTGCTCCAGGGAACGTCGCTGGCGCTTGCACCGCTGTTCGTCAGAAAGCGGCTCAGTCCCGCCGCGGCCGTTACCGCCTACGCGGCCGTGACGTCCTTCATCCTGCTGTCGATCCTGCACTGGGACATCTTCCCCACCTGCTTCTCGGACGATGTGGGGCTCACCCCGGTCAAAAAGGGAGCCGAGTTCCTGGCCGGCATCTTCATCCTCGCTGCCCTGACAGGCTTGCTGACCAAGCGCCGGCACTTCGACTCCCGGGTGTTCCGGATGCTTTCGCTCTCCCTGGTCTTCCTTGCGACAAGCGGCTTCGTTTTTGCCCTCAACACCGGCATCTCCACCCTCATCGGCATGACGGGGCACCTCCTGACGCTCGGCGGCTTCGTGCTCATCTACCGCGCCATGGTGGAAACGGGGCTGGAGCGCCCCTACGATCTGCTGTTCCGAGACCTGAAAGAAAGCGAGAAGCGCTACCGCAGCCTCTACCACAAGACCCCGGTCATGCTCCACTCCATTGACCGGGAAGGGAAAATCGTCAATGTGAGCGATTTCTGGCTGGAAACCCTCGGCTACCGGCGCGACGAGGTGCTGGGCAGGCTTTCCGCCGACTTCATGACCGACGAATCACGGGCGTACGTGCTCGGCACGGTCGTGCCGGAATTTCTCCGGTCCGGATGTACCAGGGATATCCCGCTCCACCTGCTGACCAGCAGCGGGAAGGTCATCGACGTCCTTCTTTCGTCTGAGTCTGAACGGGACGATGAGGGAAAAATCGTGCGATCCCTGTCGGTCATGACCGACGTGACGGAGCAGCGGAGTGCGGCCCGGCAGATCGAACGGCTCAACGAAAGCCTCGCCTCCCGGGCCATGGACCTGGAAGTGGCCAACGGCGACCTGGAGGCGTTCAACTACAGCGTCTCGCACGACCTGAGATCCCACCTGACCGTGATCCGGGGATTCAGCGACGTTCTGCTCGAAGTCTGCGCGGACAAACTCGACGACGAATGCCGCAGCTACGTGCGTCACATCGGGGAGGAGACGGGGCGCATGAACGGTCTCATCGGCACCCTGCTCGACTTCTCCCGCGTGGCGCGCGTGGAGTTGGAACGGGTGCCGGTCAGTCTGAGCACGCTGGCCGAGGAGATCGCCCTGGAACTCAGGATGAAGGACCAGGAGCGCATAGCAGAGTTCACCATTGCCGAGAACGCCGACGTGACCGCCGACCCGGGGCTCATGAGGGTCGTGATGGAGAATCTGCTGGGCAATGCCTGGAAATACACGGGCAAACGGGAACGGGCCGTGATCGAATTCGGCAAGGAAGAGGTGGAGGGGAAAACCGTGTTTTTCGTCCGGGACAACGGAGCGGGGTTCTCGTCACAACAGGCCGACAAGCTCTTTCTTCCCTTCCAGCGCCTCCACGGCCGGAGCGAATTCCCGGGACACGGCATCGGCCTCGCAACGGTCCACCGGATCGTCTCCCGCCATGGCGGCACAATCTGGGCCCAGGGGGAAGAGGGTAACGGGGCAGTATTCTATTTTACGCTGTAA
- a CDS encoding HAD family hydrolase yields the protein MLTGIDAIVFDLDGTLYQSESLGVQIAACADRYLADLLRVSPEEAGEIVRRVRRELTARFGREASLSDACRELGGDLRELHRRFAAEVAPEPHLRRDSRVVQFLRTLGASRELYLYTNNNRALSGRIMDAIGVTGLFRRVVTIEDNWRPKPDLQALDALFADIGRKPSECLFVGDRYDIDLRLPAELGCSVYLSRTVDELLGLTLPLSEGPQ from the coding sequence ATGCTGACCGGCATCGACGCCATCGTGTTCGATTTGGACGGCACTCTCTACCAGAGCGAGTCGTTGGGAGTGCAGATCGCAGCCTGCGCCGACCGCTATCTGGCGGACCTGCTCCGTGTGAGTCCGGAAGAGGCGGGTGAGATTGTCCGGCGGGTCAGGCGCGAACTGACCGCCCGCTTCGGCAGGGAGGCCTCCCTGAGCGATGCCTGCCGGGAACTCGGCGGCGACCTCAGGGAGCTCCATCGCCGCTTTGCCGCCGAGGTGGCACCGGAACCCCACCTGCGGCGCGACAGTCGGGTGGTGCAATTCCTGCGCACCCTCGGCGCCAGCCGGGAGCTGTACCTCTACACCAACAACAACCGTGCCCTTTCCGGCCGAATCATGGATGCCATCGGCGTGACGGGGCTCTTCCGCCGTGTCGTCACCATTGAGGACAACTGGCGTCCGAAGCCTGACCTCCAGGCGTTGGACGCTCTGTTTGCCGACATCGGCCGGAAACCCTCCGAGTGCCTTTTCGTGGGAGACCGCTACGATATCGATCTGCGGCTTCCGGCGGAACTCGGCTGCTCGGTCTATCTCTCCCGCACCGTCGATGAACTGCTCGGCTTGACACTGCCACTCAGCGAGGGACCCCAATGA
- a CDS encoding 7-cyano-7-deazaguanine synthase, translated as MTRKAVVLYSGGLDSTTCLAIARAEGFEPHAMSFSYGQRHSVELELAKRNARPAGAVEHMVVEFDLRKVGGSALTADIAVPKEGVGDDIPVTYVPARNTIFLSFALGWAEVLGAFDIFIGVNALDYSGYPDCRPDYISAFETMANLATRAGVEGTDRFRIHAPLMSLTKAEIIRKGLALGVDYGLTHSCYDPSPAGVACGLCDSCRLRLKGFAEAGVADPVNYATVDQGTGAGKETA; from the coding sequence ATGACTAGAAAAGCCGTTGTCCTTTACAGTGGCGGCCTCGATTCCACTACCTGTCTCGCCATTGCGCGGGCCGAGGGATTCGAGCCCCATGCCATGAGTTTTTCCTATGGCCAGCGCCACAGCGTGGAGCTGGAGCTGGCCAAGAGGAATGCGCGGCCCGCAGGGGCCGTGGAACACATGGTGGTGGAGTTCGACCTGCGCAAGGTCGGCGGCAGCGCCCTGACCGCCGATATTGCCGTGCCCAAGGAGGGGGTGGGGGACGATATCCCGGTAACCTACGTGCCGGCCCGCAATACCATTTTTCTTTCCTTCGCCCTGGGGTGGGCCGAGGTGCTCGGCGCCTTCGACATATTCATCGGTGTCAATGCCCTGGATTATTCGGGCTACCCCGATTGCCGCCCCGACTACATCTCCGCATTTGAAACCATGGCCAATCTGGCGACTCGGGCCGGGGTGGAAGGGACGGACCGCTTCCGTATCCATGCCCCCCTCATGAGTCTCACCAAGGCGGAGATCATCCGGAAGGGGCTCGCTCTGGGGGTCGACTACGGGCTCACCCACTCATGCTACGATCCCTCCCCCGCGGGAGTTGCCTGCGGGCTCTGCGATTCCTGCCGCCTGCGGCTCAAGGGATTTGCCGAGGCAGGGGTGGCGGACCCGGTGAACTACGCAACCGTGGACCAGGGAACCGGGGCCGGGAAGGAAACTGCATGA
- a CDS encoding GTP cyclohydrolase FolE2 (similar protein in Methanocaldococcus converts GTP to 7,8-dihydro-D-neopterin 2',3'-cyclic phosphate as the first step in methanopterin biosynthesis) — protein MPDMQTSRDTRKIPISKVGVKDISYPIVVMDKNRKFQQTVARVNMYVDLPHHFKGTHMSRFIEILNVYREDIGLDKMEPILQEMKKKLGASSAHLEIEFPYFIEKRAPVSGARSLMEYTCTFTGTLGETFDFVLGVQVPVTSLCPCSRELSRYGAHNQRSHITVRVRYAGFVWIEDLVDLIEGCGSSPVWSLLKRADEKFVTERAYENPKFVEDIVREATLVLAAHEAITWFSVEAENFESIHKHSAYAAIERDKRKA, from the coding sequence ATGCCTGATATGCAGACCAGCCGTGACACCCGCAAGATCCCCATCAGCAAGGTGGGGGTGAAGGACATCTCCTATCCCATCGTGGTGATGGACAAGAACCGGAAGTTCCAGCAGACCGTGGCCCGGGTGAACATGTACGTGGATCTCCCCCACCACTTCAAGGGAACCCACATGAGCCGCTTCATCGAGATTCTCAACGTCTACCGCGAGGACATCGGCCTGGACAAGATGGAGCCGATCCTCCAGGAGATGAAGAAAAAGCTCGGCGCATCCTCGGCCCATCTGGAGATCGAGTTCCCCTACTTTATCGAGAAGCGGGCCCCGGTGTCCGGAGCCAGGAGCCTCATGGAATATACCTGCACCTTCACAGGAACCTTGGGCGAAACGTTCGATTTCGTGCTCGGGGTCCAGGTGCCGGTCACTTCCCTGTGCCCGTGCAGCAGGGAGCTCTCGCGTTACGGCGCCCATAACCAGCGCAGCCATATTACGGTCCGGGTCCGGTATGCGGGCTTCGTCTGGATCGAAGACCTGGTGGACCTGATCGAGGGGTGCGGCTCCAGCCCGGTGTGGTCGCTCCTCAAGCGGGCCGACGAGAAATTCGTGACAGAACGGGCCTACGAGAACCCGAAATTCGTGGAGGATATCGTCCGTGAGGCGACCCTGGTCCTGGCCGCCCACGAGGCCATAACCTGGTTCTCGGTGGAGGCGGAGAATTTCGAGTCGATCCACAAGCATTCCGCCTATGCCGCCATTGAGCGGGATAAGCGAAAGGCATGA
- a CDS encoding cation transporter, with translation MHADSHLDRSIAGRLKYAIALTTLTLVAEVAGGIWTNSLALLSDAAHVFLDLFALVLSLAAIKLASYPASDTRTFGWHRAEVFASFINGATVFLMALGIFYEAAGRLLHPEEVKSLPMLLIATLGLVMNLISATALHGHSHDDLNVRSAFLHVVGDAAASVGVIVGGLIIYFTGWYVLDALISIGIGCVIFAGSWRVLREASHILLEGVPRGMSTRQVADEMAGVEGVNAVHQMNIWTICSHILALSAHVDVKPEYKERQAEVLRQIEQLLLERYHITHTTLQAECTRCVDGPVIKDLRHRPRHGQSHDDHSHSHVHCTHGPHEHHHGHSH, from the coding sequence ATGCACGCAGACTCTCATCTGGACAGAAGCATTGCCGGACGGCTGAAATATGCCATCGCCCTGACGACCCTGACCCTCGTGGCGGAAGTGGCCGGCGGCATCTGGACCAACTCGCTCGCGCTCCTGTCGGACGCGGCCCATGTGTTTCTCGACCTCTTCGCCCTGGTGCTGTCGCTGGCCGCCATCAAGCTCGCCTCATACCCCGCCAGCGATACCCGGACCTTCGGCTGGCACCGGGCGGAAGTTTTTGCCTCGTTCATCAACGGCGCCACGGTCTTTCTCATGGCGCTGGGCATCTTTTACGAGGCAGCGGGACGGCTGCTTCACCCGGAAGAGGTAAAAAGCCTTCCGATGCTGCTCATCGCCACCCTGGGCCTGGTGATGAACCTCATTTCGGCCACGGCCCTCCATGGGCACTCCCACGACGACCTGAACGTCCGTAGCGCTTTCCTTCACGTAGTGGGTGACGCGGCGGCTTCGGTGGGGGTCATCGTCGGCGGCCTCATCATTTACTTCACCGGTTGGTACGTCTTGGATGCCCTCATCTCCATCGGCATCGGCTGCGTCATCTTCGCGGGCTCGTGGCGGGTGCTGCGGGAGGCGTCGCACATCCTGCTGGAGGGAGTCCCCCGGGGGATGAGCACACGGCAGGTGGCCGACGAGATGGCCGGCGTGGAAGGGGTCAATGCCGTTCACCAGATGAACATCTGGACCATCTGCTCCCATATTCTGGCGCTGTCCGCCCACGTGGACGTGAAGCCCGAGTACAAGGAACGGCAGGCCGAGGTTCTACGGCAGATCGAACAACTGCTCCTCGAGCGGTACCACATCACCCACACGACCCTCCAGGCCGAGTGCACCCGCTGCGTGGACGGGCCGGTCATCAAGGACCTCCGGCACCGGCCGCGCCACGGCCAGAGCCATGACGACCATAGCCACTCCCATGTGCACTGCACCCACGGCCCCCACGAACATCATCACGGGCATTCACACTAG
- a CDS encoding thioredoxin-disulfide reductase (catalyzes the transfer of electrons from NADPH to thioredoxin; FAD/NAD(P) binding), giving the protein MQTAHHRLLILGSGPAGYTAAVYAARANLSPALITGLQQGGQLMTTTEVDNWPGDPDGILGPDLMDRMRRHAERFNTAMIYDHIHTANLRERPFRLEGDSGIYTCDALIIATGASARYLGLPSEEAFKGKGVSACATCDGFFYRGKAVAVIGGGNTAVEEALYLSNIASHVTLVHRRDKLRAEKILADKLIEKTRGGNVTIEWNHVLDDVLGDQAGVTGVRIRHADGSTKEIDVHGCFIAIGHTPNTHLFEGQLEMDEGYIRTQCGAEGNFTATSIPGVFAAGDVQDRHYRQAVTSAGTGCMAALDAERYLDMLKP; this is encoded by the coding sequence ATGCAAACAGCCCACCATCGTCTCCTGATTCTCGGCTCCGGCCCGGCCGGCTACACCGCCGCCGTCTACGCGGCCCGCGCCAACCTGAGTCCAGCCCTCATCACCGGGCTCCAGCAGGGCGGCCAGCTCATGACCACCACCGAGGTGGACAACTGGCCCGGCGACCCGGACGGAATCCTCGGCCCGGATCTCATGGACCGGATGCGGCGCCATGCCGAGCGCTTCAACACCGCCATGATCTATGATCATATCCATACCGCCAATCTGCGGGAGCGCCCGTTCCGGCTCGAAGGGGATTCCGGTATCTACACCTGCGATGCGCTCATCATTGCCACCGGTGCGTCGGCACGTTATCTCGGGCTTCCTTCCGAAGAGGCGTTCAAGGGCAAAGGCGTATCCGCCTGCGCCACCTGCGACGGTTTTTTCTACCGCGGAAAGGCGGTGGCGGTCATTGGCGGCGGCAACACGGCCGTTGAAGAGGCCCTCTACCTCTCAAACATCGCCAGCCACGTCACGCTCGTCCATCGGCGCGACAAGCTGAGGGCCGAGAAAATTCTGGCCGACAAGCTGATCGAAAAGACCCGCGGCGGCAACGTCACCATCGAGTGGAACCACGTCCTGGATGACGTCCTCGGCGACCAGGCTGGGGTGACCGGCGTCCGCATCCGCCATGCGGACGGATCGACCAAGGAGATCGATGTCCACGGATGTTTCATCGCCATCGGGCATACTCCCAACACTCACCTTTTCGAGGGACAGTTGGAGATGGACGAGGGGTATATCCGTACCCAGTGCGGGGCCGAGGGGAACTTCACCGCCACGAGCATTCCCGGCGTCTTCGCCGCCGGCGACGTCCAGGACCGGCATTACCGCCAAGCGGTCACCTCCGCCGGAACCGGCTGCATGGCCGCCCTTGACGCCGAGCGCTACCTGGATATGCTCAAGCCCTGA
- a CDS encoding phospholipase — protein sequence MKKILVVLMLVLLSASAPAEPVLAAGTVEVCFTPGEDCAGKIVREIDAARSQILVQAYSFTSKPIAKALLDAHKRGVKVEAVLDKSQRKERYTSATFLNNAGILVFIDDRHAIAHNKIMIIDRRTVFTGSFNFTKAAQERNAENLLIIKRDKALVEKYLANYAVHREHSEPYAVR from the coding sequence GTGAAGAAAATTCTTGTTGTGCTTATGCTCGTGCTCCTGTCGGCCTCTGCCCCAGCGGAGCCGGTTCTGGCCGCCGGAACCGTCGAGGTCTGCTTCACTCCGGGCGAGGACTGCGCTGGCAAGATAGTCCGCGAGATCGATGCCGCTAGGAGCCAGATACTTGTCCAAGCCTATTCCTTCACCTCAAAGCCCATCGCCAAGGCCTTACTGGATGCGCACAAACGGGGCGTGAAAGTCGAGGCGGTGCTGGACAAAAGCCAGAGGAAGGAGCGATACACCTCCGCCACCTTCCTGAACAATGCGGGCATCCTGGTCTTCATCGACGACCGGCACGCCATCGCTCACAACAAGATAATGATCATCGACCGGCGGACAGTCTTCACCGGATCGTTCAACTTCACGAAGGCGGCTCAAGAGCGGAACGCAGAGAACCTGCTGATCATCAAAAGGGACAAGGCTTTGGTTGAGAAATATCTGGCGAACTACGCCGTCCACCGGGAACACTCGGAGCCATATGCGGTGAGATAG
- a CDS encoding resolvase gives METTTSNRIGYARVSTAGQNLDSQIDALTAAGCSKIFTDKASGSKESRPEWDRLMEYLRPGDTLVVAELSRMSRSLMHMLKVVKDLGDRSINLVSLREHIDTTTATGRAFIGMIGVVNQLELDLKSERAAAGRAAAKARGKTGGRPRTDQDKLEQARILYENSDKSAGEVCKLVGIGRRTFFDYLAKVRNQKKVA, from the coding sequence ATGGAAACGACAACGTCAAATAGGATCGGTTACGCCCGGGTCAGCACTGCCGGCCAAAATCTCGACTCCCAGATCGACGCCCTGACCGCCGCTGGCTGCTCGAAGATCTTCACCGACAAGGCCAGCGGTTCGAAGGAGTCCCGGCCCGAGTGGGACCGCCTCATGGAGTACCTGCGGCCCGGTGACACGCTCGTCGTCGCTGAACTGAGCCGGATGTCCCGTTCGCTGATGCACATGCTCAAGGTCGTCAAGGATCTTGGTGATAGAAGCATCAATTTGGTTTCACTCCGTGAGCACATCGACACCACGACAGCCACCGGCAGGGCATTCATCGGCATGATCGGCGTCGTAAACCAGCTTGAGCTAGATCTGAAGTCCGAGCGGGCGGCAGCAGGCCGGGCGGCGGCCAAGGCGAGAGGGAAGACCGGTGGAAGGCCACGAACGGATCAGGACAAGCTGGAGCAGGCCCGCATCCTTTACGAGAATTCTGACAAGAGCGCTGGCGAGGTTTGCAAACTGGTTGGGATTGGCCGGCGAACGTTCTTTGACTACCTGGCGAAGGTGAGAAATCAAAAAAAGGTGGCTTAG